A genomic segment from Nicotiana tabacum cultivar K326 chromosome 7, ASM71507v2, whole genome shotgun sequence encodes:
- the LOC107759408 gene encoding 3'-5' exonuclease-like: protein MEILNESRLHRLIVGLDIEWKPNFNSSAVAAQNPVATIQLCVGNYCLIYQILHSPKIPRRLRNFLQNDDYRFLGVGIKSDVKKLWDDYGLDVLNTVDLREWAAVELEKKDLRTAGLKDLVKEIVGKEIVKPKSVTMSDWDQRRLSPKQICYACLDAYLSFEVGRILSAWY, encoded by the coding sequence ATGGAAATTTTAAACGAATCCCGTCTCCACCGCTTGATTGTCGGGCTTGACATTGAGTGGAAACCAAACTTTAACTCCTCCGCCGTCGCCGCACAAAACCCCGTCGCAACCATCCAACTATGTGTTGGAAACTACTGCCTCATCTACCAAATTCTTCACTCCCCAAAAATCCCCCGCCGGCTCCGCAACTTCCTCCAGAACGACGACTACAGATTCCTGGGGGTTGGTATTAAGAGTGACGTGAAGAAGCTGTGGGACGATTATGGACTTGATGTGTTGAACACGGTTGATCTCCGGGAGTGGGCGGCAGTGGAGCTGGAGAAGAAGGATCTTCGCACGGCGGGGCTGAAAGATTTGGTGAAGGAAATTGTGGGAAAAGAGATTGTGAAGCCCAAGAGTGTGACTATGAGTGACTGGGATCAGCGCAGACTTAGCCCTAAGCAGATATGTTATGCTTGCCTTGATGCTTATCTTTCTTTTGAAGTTGGGAGAATCTTAAGTGCTTGGTATTAG